The segment ACCACTGCCTAATATGTCCTGCAATTTGTCCACAAGCACTCTGGCCTCATTCTCTGATGTTAGACTACGCAAACAATTGTCAACATAGAATGACTGTAGTACTGCTTGTCTGATGTCCTCACCCTCACGGCTGTGCTCGATAATGTGTTTCTGGAGGGCGAATATGGCACAGCAGGGAGAACATGTGGTGCCAAAGGGAAGCACTCGCCATTCATATATGCTGGGTGGTTCCTCTCGTTTCCCATCTCTCCACAAGAATCTGAGGAGAGGCTGGTCCTCTGGAAGAAGTCTAACTTGGTGAAACATACTGCGAATGTCGCTGCTGACAGCCACAGCATGCTCCCGGAATCTCAGCAGTACAGCGAGCAGGGAGGGGCCTAGGATTGGTCCAGGCAGCAGGAGCTTGTTAAGATTCTCACCTCGAAACTcaaatgaacaattaaaaacCACTCTGTTCTTTCCATTGTGTGTCACCATATGATGAGGAATATACCAACTGGTGGGCGTGTCCTCGTCACCAGGTTCCAACTTCTGGACATAGCCAGCGTTGATCAGCTTTTGTATTTCTACTCGGTAAGCTGCTGCTTTCTCTGGGTCCTTTACCCACctcttctctgtagctctcaGCTGGGGAAGAACTGCATCCTTTGGAGCTTTGAGTTGGGGCATCTGCTGTACACGTAAGAGCGGTGTAGCATATCTCTGAGTGCCTTCTATCTCTTTCCTCACTGTTCTCTGTTCCAGGAGGGCTAGGGCCTCTTTGTCCTGGCGTGATCGGGTGCAGGCTTTTTCACTCCGCCAGGGCAGAATGTCCATTTGCCACAGCTTCTCAACATGGTTGTATATGTCTGCTGAAGGTGACAGAGTGGAGGTGAAAAGACACTGCTGCTCTGATAGGCGGTATCTTAGTCCTTGTGCTGGGCCTTGGAGAGTCCAGCCAAGGCGAGTCTTCACTGCTGCGGGGCCTCCAGGAGGTCCCAGGCGTACTGGTTCAATCGGGGTAATCAGATGAGGATGATCTGATCCAATCAGCAACACAGGACGGACACAGTGCAAGGATTGCAGAGGTAGATCTCTCAGGTGCCAATACTTCTTCTGTAGAGCCTccactggatgtgtgtgttctgctaaTCCTAGGCGTTTTGCAGTAAATGCTCGATTGATATTAAACACACGGTTAGGTTCAGCTGCTGGTGAAATAGTGAAAGAAACCATGGCACCGTGTAGCATCTGCAGCTCTTGTCTGACAGTTCGCAGGGGCAAATCCTCCGGTTCCCCTTTCAGGCCTAGTTGCTCAGCTGCAGGGTGGAGAAGGATGGTTCGTTCAGACCCATCATCCAGAATAGCGTATCCATCCATAGTTCGATCTCCATTTCTCAACACCACTTTGCTGACTTTTAGCAGCACCTTTCTCTGCTCTAGTGGTCTGTCAATATACAACACCTCCTCCGTAGTGCAGTTTGAATGGACTTCATTGTGCTCTGGCTTTGTTGTTACTTGGTCTGTAGCATTACCAGCCCTGTGATTAATGTCATGCAGTGCAAGGAGGTGACGGCTACTACATGTCTTGCACCTCATCTTCAAGTTACATTCAGCTGCACGATGACCTCGGCCACAACGCCAACAGCGATTGTTAGTTTTAGTCCAAATATGCTTCTGTGTGGTGCTAAGCATCTTGAAATTAGCACAGTTATTCAGTGAGTGCTTATTATTGTCACAAAAAGGGCAGTATCTCTTACCAGTCTCTTCTGATGTTAGAGGTGGAGCCAACTCCTTCTGGGCTGTTGTGCTCATTAACACTGCAGAGGGCCCCCTTGTGCTGAAGGTTCTGATTGGTTTTTTGGGCTTTATTTCCTTATCCCTCTTCGAACTGACGATGAACCTGAGATTATCTTCTTGCACTTGCAGCTCATACTCCAGCCAGTCAGCAAGGTCAAGAAGTGTGGGTATGGGAACCCTGAGAGGATGAATGAAACGGCGGAAACTAGAGCGCAGATCATGAGGGAGCTTTCCTAACAGACGGGAAACATGTGAGCCACACTCTAATTCTATTTTGCCCTTTCCTCCAAGTTGCTCTAGCATGCTGACCAAAGACCGCACACGAAGTGCAAACATCCTGAAAGCTTTGGTGTCACCACTTACAACATTGGGCCCATCCATGAGTTCTGCTATCCGCTGTAAAGCTAACTGGTGGGGCTGTCCATATTGTTGGTTAAGAGCTGCCATAGTGTCAGTGAAGGGAAACCTAGAGTTGCTGTATGAGTCAGCAATCAGTAGAGCCTCTTCTGACTTCAGATGATCAACAagtatttgatatttgaacatCTCTGATGCATCATGAGGGAGGAGGTTGTCTAAAGCAATCTTTAGGCGATTGAACTCTCGAGGATTTGGGTGAATCATGGCTGGGATTGTGGGCGCTGGGCCCCTATAGAACTGCTCACGTCCACCTATGGGGCTTGGTGTTTGGTGACGAGAGTGACAGTGTCTAGTATGTTTCTCCTGTCTCTTGAATGCATCATACTCATGTGCCCTGGGAGAATGTCTGTGTGAACCTGACCTGTAATGGTATTCATCAGGATCACTCTCTGATGAGCTATGATGGGATGTCTCAGACGATTCCCTCGTTGTTTGGTGACCTGCATGACTGCTATGTGAGAGACTAGGATCCTTTAGTGGAGAAGAGTGCTTTGGCTTAACTGATAACTGCAGCTCTGTCATGGCTGATGTGGGCTGTACAGGTGGACTACTCACTTGCAATTGCTGGACCAGAACTCCCAGATGCTCTACCTGTTTACGAAGCTGGTGAGTGTCCATGGAACTCTGATGGGTGAGTTTCTCCAACTTTAATTGACTGTGCTCATTCTGATAGCGTAGTCTATCATTCTGCTGTCTTAGCTCCTTCAATTCTTTAAGCAGAGCGCCTTTCTCCACATGTTCTTCACGCTTGTCGCTGTTCTCAAACTCTCCCTTGAGTGGCCACTGTTCCTTAATGACCCACTGTGATGAGAGACAATTGTCCTGACTGATGGGTGATACTGAACGTTCACCACCCACTGCACCCTCATGTTCCACAGTATCCTCTTCATTCTGGTGAACAGTAGCAGGATGCGCCTGTGAACGATGGCTCCTCTGATGAAATCCAGAGAGCTCATAATCTTCAAAGTGTGCGGGAAGGTATGACTGCCTCCTGACACGCACACTATGCTGTTCTTCCAATAACTTGGACATCCTTATCAGTGGTGAACAAACATCCGGCTCGAAGGACCATGAAAAAATGGAGTTGGCTGACACTGGCTTCTCCCTTGTACTTGGGTTCGGATACTTTACTGCCcaccactgaagtgactgttagatcaCTCAAAAAAACTTGGAGTTCCTCGTTTCCTTTAGGAAAGCTTTATTCCGGCATTCCTTATTCCAATCATattcacatttgtgcttttatatgcgtgctgtgtgtgtgtgtgtgtggtttctgaaagaaatacaaaatacaaaatcaatacTAAATAGAACAATTATACCTAATTATCAATACGTTTTCCCATAACATTAAGCATGACTGGTTTACCGTTCACATGTTACGCATATCGCTGCCAAAGATGGAGCTCTTACTTCACAACAATTCCCTCTACTGCACTTTCCTACCTAAAGCAAATACATGTCTGCTAAACCAGTAAATCAATCATATTATTAAGAAATGGTACTTAGCATTAGACAACTCaaccataaatacacaatatgtaTCTAATTAAAGCGCTGCAAAATACAGTCTCGAAATGTGCAGGCTATCAATTATCCTTAATTGGTCACATGTAGCCGAAACGGCGAGCTAACTATGAAAAACCATAATGTCCgtaacagaaatataaatatacataaaaagcTATAATAATGGACTTACAGTTCAATGGACGCACACACTgcataaacattaacagttgCAATAAACTTAATTAACTTGCTGGAACTCAGCGAAACAGTCCTCGCTCCGTGACCTCCTCATGCACGGAGCTGGTCCGATCGGAACATACCATTCCCAGAGGGGGAGCGGAATAGTCCAAGTGGCATTGGCCTTTTTAACAGGAGCAATAATAAATGTACTAACaccaaaactgtaaaacactaATACTTCACAACTTATCAAACTACTATGTAGTATGATGAGCTGTGCTACAGTTCAggcattttattcacaatatacaatactgtacatgtaatgcAGTATCGCATATActataaaatggaaatattcaagtaaagtacaagtaccacAAAGAAGTCAAACAATAACGTCCTGTCCCTTTAAGGCTTCAGCGTCGTAACCTAGGAGACGATTTGTTTACTTCCGGGTTGTCGAACTCGCGAACAACAGGCGAACCAACACGCACACGACACCGAGCAAAGCGGATTAAAGTCCCGCAGAGATGGCAGGAGAAGCCGAGGACGAGATACCAGGTCGATAACCACGGTTATCTCATTATTCCACACTTCACACTTATTATTACCCGTTTCAAGTTTAGAATATCAGCTAATTAGCCATCTAGCTAGTTCATTTTAACTACTGCTTTAGCTGACAGGCTAACGGAAAATAAACCACTTTATCCACGTTAAATCTCTCAGTCCTTTATGTGGTTTATTTAATGATGTAGTTTGGTGTtgctatttatatttttatttcctagTTTTTGataaaaaactgcaaatgatAGAGAATGGACATACATTAGTTCAGcattttgtgtaaaaaaatgtcaaactttacGACAATCTTCTCAAAGCAAAGTGTACAggtgcttgttttgtttgatatAAAAATGTGAATGCTGACAGATCAGTTACACAACAAGCTTCACTGGCAGTGGTACTGCTGCCACAACGTACAGGAGCAGAAAAGAAGATCAC is part of the Anabas testudineus chromosome 2, fAnaTes1.2, whole genome shotgun sequence genome and harbors:
- the LOC113164689 gene encoding uncharacterized protein LOC113164689 produces the protein MSKLLEEQHSVRVRRQSYLPAHFEDYELSGFHQRSHRSQAHPATVHQNEEDTVEHEGAVGGERSVSPISQDNCLSSQWVIKEQWPLKGEFENSDKREEHVEKGALLKELKELRQQNDRLRYQNEHSQLKLEKLTHQSSMDTHQLRKQVEHLGVLVQQLQVSSPPVQPTSAMTELQLSVKPKHSSPLKDPSLSHSSHAGHQTTRESSETSHHSSSESDPDEYHYRSGSHRHSPRAHEYDAFKRQEKHTRHCHSRHQTPSPIGGREQFYRGPAPTIPAMIHPNPREFNRLKIALDNLLPHDASEMFKYQILVDHLKSEEALLIADSYSNSRFPFTDTMAALNQQYGQPHQLALQRIAELMDGPNVVSGDTKAFRMFALRVRSLVSMLEQLGGKGKIELECGSHVSRLLGKLPHDLRSSFRRFIHPLRVPIPTLLDLADWLEYELQVQEDNLRFIVSSKRDKEIKPKKPIRTFSTRGPSAVLMSTTAQKELAPPLTSEETGKRYCPFCDNNKHSLNNCANFKMLSTTQKHIWTKTNNRCWRCGRGHRAAECNLKMRCKTCSSRHLLALHDINHRAGNATDQVTTKPEHNEVHSNCTTEEVLYIDRPLEQRKVLLKVSKVVLRNGDRTMDGYAILDDGSERTILLHPAAEQLGLKGEPEDLPLRTVRQELQMLHGAMVSFTISPAAEPNRVFNINRAFTAKRLGLAEHTHPVEALQKKYWHLRDLPLQSLHCVRPVLLIGSDHPHLITPIEPVRLGPPGGPAAVKTRLGWTLQGPAQGLRYRLSEQQCLFTSTLSPSADIYNHVEKLWQMDILPWRSEKACTRSRQDKEALALLEQRTVRKEIEGTQRYATPLLRVQQMPQLKAPKDAVLPQLRATEKRWVKDPEKAAAYRVEIQKLINAGYVQKLEPGDEDTPTSWYIPHHMVTHNGKNRVVFNCSFEFRGENLNKLLLPGPILGPSLLAVLLRFREHAVAVSSDIRSMFHQVRLLPEDQPLLRFLWRDGKREEPPSIYEWRVLPFGTTCSPCCAIFALQKHIIEHSREGEDIRQAVLQSFYVDNCLRSLTSENEARVLVDKLQDILGSGGFELRQWASNKISVISHLPPEIRSDSAELVINKGQEDASEPALGLRWHCSSDTLTYNHHSVTHSTVTLRTIYQVLASQYDPLGFIVPYTTRAKVIVQRLWDKKRDWDDPSLPEGLLHMWQEWESELSSLKNIVLPRCYTSEEMDSDTNHREIHIFCDASERAYGSVAYIRTKNTEGKVETAFLTARSRVAPKRQQSIPRLELCAALTGAQLANVLKKELTLLIHQIILWTDSTTVLTWLSSESCRFKVFVGTRVAEIQDLTDREAWRYVDSANNPADDITRGKHLQELTADSRWFQGPAFLKHSSDKWPQLHQIPSISADCEEVKKTAFCGLIAALPAVPDIEQLETWPQVVAAIAQCLHGAANTPPTADNYREAENSLLQRVQQECFPDDYQRLMMGKSISSSSRIITLAPEFDNVAHLIRVGGRLRHTTAIEEETLPPIILDPKHKITQLLIQHCDDQLHHPGCERVFAELRRKYWILRGREAVRRHQHHCTECRKWRGNPKQPRMADLPPARLRLHKPAFYSTGVDCFGPYHIKIGRRTEKRWGIIFKCMTTRAVHLDLLPSIDADSFLMSLRRFVARRGKPFELLSDQGTNFRGGERELQEAFSSLHPDLQVQLASQQIKFTFNPPSAPHFGGCWEREIRSLKQALQVTIGTQSVTEEVLQTVLVEIEGILNSKPLGYTSSDVADPDPITPNILLMGRLDASLPQVVYPESEILSRRRWRHSQLLADQFWRSFIRFYLPGLQTRQKWCSESANLQAGDVVMIIDPQLPRASWPIGQIIQTFPASDGRVRTVEGKVGDRSYTRPVSRIISLPKLPDC